The proteins below come from a single Ailuropoda melanoleuca isolate Jingjing chromosome 1, ASM200744v2, whole genome shotgun sequence genomic window:
- the TMEM45A gene encoding transmembrane protein 45A isoform X3, producing MGSFKGHALPGTFFIIMGIWWTIKCVLKYACKKHKRTSYLGSKALFQRIEIFEGIVIIGMAITGMLGEQFITGGPHLALYDYKEGQWVELLSWHHFTMYFFFGLLGVANVLCFIINSLPTSLTKLMLSNALFVEAFVMYNHTHGREMLDIFVHQLLVLAVFVAGLIAFLELFIRTNITVELLRTSCILLQGSWFWQIGFVLYPPSGGPAWDAMDHDNIMFLTICFCWHYALNLIVIGMIYAFVTCI from the exons ATGGGGAGTTTCAAAGGTCATGCCCTCCCTGGAACCTTCTTCATTATCATGGGTATTTGGTGGACCATCAAGTGCGTTCTGAAGTATGCCTGCAAAAAACACAAACGGACTTCCTACCTTGGCTCCAAAGCATTATTCCAACGAATAGAAATTTTTGAGGGAATTGTAATAATTGGGATGGCTATCACTG GCATGCTTGGAGAGCAATTTATTACTGGAGGGCCCCACTTGGCCTTATATGACTATAAAGAGGGCCAGTGGGTTGAACTCCTGAGCTGGCATCATTTCaccatgtatttcttctttgggctGCTGGGTGTGGCAAACGTCTTATGTTTTATCATCAATTCACTTCCCACCTCGTTAACCAAGTTAATGTTGTCAAATGCCTTATTTGTGGAGG CTTTTGTCATGTACAATCACACTCATGGCCGGGAAATGCTGGACATCTTTGTACACCAGCTGCTGGTCTTGGCCGTCTTTGTGGCAGGACTGATTGCCTTCTTGGAGCTCTTCATACGGACCAATATCACCGTGGAACTTCTTCGGACAAGCTGCATCCTGCTTCAGGGGAGCTGGTTCTGGCAG attgGTTTTGTCCTTTATCCCCCCAGTGGAGGTCCCGCATGGGATGCAATGGATCATGACAACATAATGTTTCTTACCATATGCTTTTGTTGGCATTATGCATTAAACCTTATCGTCATCGGAATGATTTATGCCTTTGTCACTTG